Proteins encoded by one window of Mesorhizobium sp. INR15:
- a CDS encoding LysR family transcriptional regulator: MQIELLDTFLDLIETRNFNRTAERLGITQSTVSSRIRTLEALLEKQLFIRNKSGTEPTTAGIRFEDHARAVKLRWLDARREIQSVGKFDRLIRIGIQFELYERVLGEWLEWVRATLPKMAIYVEIDYSNQMILDLTTGSLDLAVLYSPQHLPDMHYEQIAEESFVMVSTRGVAFDGITPADYIRANYSAFFNRAHKQMLPELENSSVSTGNGGAVAYLLRSRGGTAFVTETVAKKLRQEGVAQVVADAPKISHPIYSAVHVRHHHSHTHVRLLKALKLMTV; encoded by the coding sequence ATGCAAATTGAATTGCTCGATACATTCCTGGATCTGATCGAGACCCGCAACTTCAACAGGACCGCGGAACGGTTGGGCATCACGCAATCTACCGTTTCAAGCCGCATCCGCACGCTTGAAGCGCTGCTGGAAAAGCAACTGTTCATCCGCAACAAGAGCGGAACCGAGCCCACCACCGCCGGTATCCGGTTCGAGGATCATGCGCGGGCGGTCAAGCTCAGATGGCTGGATGCGCGTCGCGAAATCCAGTCGGTCGGCAAGTTCGACCGTCTCATCCGCATCGGCATACAGTTCGAACTCTACGAGCGCGTCCTGGGAGAATGGCTGGAATGGGTGCGGGCGACGCTGCCCAAAATGGCGATCTATGTCGAAATCGACTATTCCAACCAGATGATCCTGGATCTGACCACGGGCAGCCTCGATCTGGCGGTTCTCTATTCGCCGCAGCATCTTCCCGACATGCATTACGAGCAGATCGCCGAAGAGAGTTTTGTGATGGTCTCCACGCGCGGGGTCGCGTTCGACGGGATTACGCCAGCGGACTATATCCGCGCCAACTACTCCGCCTTCTTCAACAGGGCTCACAAGCAGATGCTTCCGGAGCTCGAAAACAGCTCGGTTTCGACCGGAAATGGCGGTGCCGTCGCCTACCTCCTGCGAAGCCGGGGCGGCACCGCCTTCGTCACCGAAACGGTGGCGAAGAAATTGCGGCAGGAGGGCGTGGCACAGGTCGTTGCCGACGCGCCAAAGATCTCACATCCGATCTATTCGGCCGTGCATGTCCGCCACCACCACTCCCATACTCATGTTCGCCTGCTCAAGGCGCTCAAACTCATGACGGTGTAG
- a CDS encoding ATP-dependent helicase yields MSGFSEDMPFFDEPNARPTAPSGIAARAMAARGGHNSATDYLKGLNPEQRLAVETTEGPVLVLAGAGTGKTRVLTTRIAHILATGRAFPSQILAVTFTNKAAREMKTRIGHLVGEAVEGMPWLGTFHSIGVKLLRRHAELAGLRSDFTILDTDDVVRLIKQLIQAEGLDDKRWPAKQFAQMIDGWKNKGQGPAEIAEGDARAFANGKGRELYKAYQERLKTLNACDFGDLLCHPIRIFRANPDVLKEYHKRFKYILVDEYQDTNTAQYMWLRLLAQRPDAGRSSSTSTDLRTAESRKPDRASEPLRGSRGGPAPAGAEQPASDNKVNICCVGDDDQSIYGWRGAEVDNILRFDKDFPGATIIRLERNYRSTAHILGAASHLIAHNEGRFGKTLFTDRDEPEDGKVHVHAAWDSEEEARAVGETIETYQRQKHKLNDMAILVRASFQMREFEDRFVTLGLNYRVIGGPRFYERLEIRDAMAFFRVVAQGADDLAFERIVNVPKRGLGEATIRQIHDTARALRIPMLEAAAKLAESDEMKPKPRAALREVSANFERWQKALETTPHTELAETILEESGYTDMWKNDRSVEAPGRLENLKELIRSMEEYESLRSFLEHVALVMDAEQNAELDAVNIMTLHSAKGLEFETVFLPGWEEGLFPHQRALDEGGRSGLEEERRLAYVGLTRAKRNLHLWFVSNRRIHGLWQSTIPSRFLEELPEAHVEIAESGNSYGGYGNNYGGGSFASGRGGQGAGRQNPYGASRFDNVGAEKSGTFSNTYATPGWQRAQANRTEATDRNWGSRSGHHVERIGYGETDSGYGAGRTSVKGRTIDGELVAKSVADTPSAFKVGDRVFHQKFGNGNISNIEGNKLTIDFDKAGQKRVLDGFVAAV; encoded by the coding sequence ATGTCCGGCTTTTCCGAAGACATGCCCTTTTTCGATGAACCCAATGCGCGGCCCACGGCCCCGTCGGGCATTGCCGCGCGCGCCATGGCTGCCCGCGGCGGCCACAACAGCGCGACCGACTATCTCAAGGGTTTGAACCCGGAGCAGCGGCTGGCGGTGGAAACCACCGAAGGCCCGGTTCTGGTACTGGCCGGCGCCGGCACCGGCAAGACGCGGGTGCTCACCACCCGCATCGCCCATATCCTCGCCACCGGTCGCGCCTTCCCCTCGCAGATTCTCGCCGTCACCTTCACCAACAAGGCCGCGCGGGAAATGAAGACGCGTATCGGCCATCTCGTTGGCGAAGCGGTCGAGGGCATGCCGTGGCTCGGCACCTTCCACTCGATCGGCGTGAAGCTGCTGCGCCGCCACGCCGAGCTTGCCGGCTTGCGCTCCGACTTCACCATTCTCGACACCGACGATGTCGTGCGACTGATCAAGCAGCTGATCCAGGCCGAAGGGCTGGACGACAAGCGCTGGCCGGCCAAGCAGTTCGCGCAGATGATCGACGGCTGGAAGAACAAGGGGCAAGGCCCGGCCGAGATCGCCGAGGGCGACGCCCGCGCCTTCGCCAATGGCAAGGGTCGCGAACTCTACAAGGCCTACCAGGAACGGCTGAAGACGCTGAACGCCTGCGATTTCGGCGACCTCCTGTGCCACCCGATCCGCATCTTCCGCGCCAATCCGGACGTGCTGAAGGAATATCACAAGCGCTTCAAATACATTCTCGTCGACGAGTATCAGGACACCAACACCGCGCAATACATGTGGCTGCGGCTGCTCGCGCAACGGCCGGATGCAGGGCGAAGCAGCTCAACGTCGACAGACCTGCGTACGGCCGAAAGCCGCAAGCCCGACCGGGCGTCCGAGCCGTTGCGAGGCTCGCGCGGAGGGCCCGCGCCGGCAGGCGCGGAACAGCCCGCGAGCGACAACAAAGTCAATATTTGCTGCGTCGGTGACGACGATCAATCGATCTATGGCTGGCGCGGCGCCGAGGTCGACAACATCCTGCGCTTCGACAAGGATTTTCCTGGCGCCACCATCATAAGGCTGGAGCGCAACTACCGCTCCACCGCACATATCCTGGGTGCGGCCTCCCACCTCATCGCCCACAATGAGGGACGCTTCGGCAAGACGCTGTTCACCGACCGCGACGAACCCGAGGACGGCAAGGTGCACGTCCACGCCGCCTGGGATTCCGAGGAGGAAGCCCGCGCAGTCGGCGAGACCATCGAGACCTACCAGCGGCAGAAGCACAAGCTCAACGACATGGCCATCCTTGTGCGCGCCTCCTTCCAGATGCGTGAGTTCGAGGACCGCTTTGTCACGCTCGGCCTCAACTACCGCGTCATCGGCGGCCCACGCTTTTACGAACGTCTGGAAATCCGCGACGCCATGGCCTTCTTCCGCGTCGTCGCCCAGGGCGCCGACGATCTCGCCTTCGAGCGCATCGTCAATGTGCCCAAGCGCGGCCTGGGCGAAGCCACCATCCGCCAGATCCACGACACAGCCCGCGCGCTGCGCATCCCGATGCTGGAGGCCGCAGCCAAGCTTGCCGAAAGCGACGAGATGAAGCCGAAACCGCGCGCCGCCTTGCGCGAGGTCTCCGCCAATTTCGAACGCTGGCAGAAGGCGCTGGAAACCACGCCGCACACCGAACTGGCCGAGACCATTCTCGAGGAGAGCGGCTATACCGACATGTGGAAGAACGACCGTTCGGTCGAAGCGCCGGGCCGGCTGGAAAACCTGAAAGAGCTGATCCGCTCCATGGAGGAGTATGAATCGCTGCGCTCCTTCCTCGAACACGTCGCGCTGGTCATGGACGCCGAGCAGAACGCCGAGCTCGACGCCGTCAACATCATGACGCTGCATTCGGCCAAGGGCCTCGAATTCGAGACCGTGTTTCTCCCCGGCTGGGAGGAAGGCCTGTTCCCGCATCAGCGCGCGCTCGATGAAGGCGGTCGTTCCGGACTGGAGGAAGAGCGCCGTCTTGCCTATGTCGGCCTCACGCGCGCCAAGAGGAACCTGCACCTCTGGTTCGTCTCCAACCGGCGCATCCATGGCCTGTGGCAATCGACCATCCCGTCGCGCTTTCTCGAGGAACTGCCGGAAGCCCATGTCGAAATCGCCGAAAGCGGCAACAGCTACGGCGGCTATGGCAACAACTATGGAGGCGGCTCGTTCGCCTCTGGCCGTGGCGGCCAGGGCGCTGGACGGCAAAATCCCTATGGCGCCTCGCGCTTCGACAATGTCGGCGCGGAAAAATCCGGCACCTTCTCAAACACTTACGCCACACCCGGCTGGCAGCGCGCGCAAGCGAACCGCACCGAGGCGACCGACCGCAACTGGGGCAGCCGCTCAGGCCATCATGTCGAGCGCATCGGCTATGGCGAAACCGACTCCGGCTACGGCGCCGGCCGCACCTCCGTCAAAGGCCGCACCATCGACGGCGAGCTGGTCGCAAAATCCGTCGCCGACACGCCATCCGCGTTCAAGGTCGGCGACCGTGTCTTCCACCAGAAATTCGGCAACGGCAACATTTCCAACATCGAAGGCAACAAGCTGACCATCGACTTCGACAAGGCCGGCCAGAAACGCGTGCTCGACGGGTTTGTCGCGGCGGTGTGA
- a CDS encoding glucose/quinate/shikimate family membrane-bound PQQ-dependent dehydrogenase, whose translation MAVTITSLILFLIGLVLGSGGVVLASLGGSWYYIIVGIAFVISAWLLYRRRSTGLWLYAAIVLGTLAWAVWETGFDWWELGPRGGIIVLMALWLLTPWARRGLVGPDARAPLILAVLASLAVAGYSMTVDPKDIAGELDTDKVIPAADLGGTVPAGEWHYYGRTPYGQRYSPLDQITPENVANLQPAWTYRTGDVKGPDDVGETTYQVTPLKIGDTLYICTPHNFAIAIDAASGKEKWRYDPKIKLDKDRQHQTCRGVSYYADAAIGAGQPCASRVYLPTSDARLIALDAANGQVCPAFAEAGTLNLLTGMPYPKSGYYYSTSAPLISGGKIIVGGAVNDNYSTQEPSGVIRAFDVSTGKLVWNWDAGNPDQTTPLAAGQTYTANSPNMWSTPSADEKLGLLYVPLGNQTPDQLGAGRSANVEKFSSSITALDLNTGQLKWVRQTVHHDLWDMDVPAQPSLVDITKADGTVVPALVGPTKQGDLYVLDRRTGEPVIAVKEVPAPGGAIEGDHTAPTQPVSDLSFNPKPLTDADMWGITMFDQLACRIAFHKLRYEGRYTPPSLQGSLIYPGNFGTFNWGGVAVDPVRQVMFGMPTYLAFTSTLIPRADVPPPGDTKGSEQGLNRNDGAPYAVVMGPFLSPLGVPCQAPPWGYVAGADLRTGKIAYKHRNGTIYDMTPLPLPLKVGVPGIGGPMITAGGVAFLGAAVDDYFRAYDLTSGKQLWQARLPAGGQSTPMTYTVADGRQFVVIVAGGHGSVGTKPGDYVIAYALPK comes from the coding sequence TTGGCTGTCACCATCACCTCCCTCATCCTTTTTCTCATCGGTCTGGTGCTTGGCAGCGGCGGTGTCGTGTTGGCTTCGCTGGGAGGTAGTTGGTACTACATCATCGTCGGCATCGCCTTCGTGATTTCCGCGTGGCTGCTCTACCGCCGCCGCTCCACCGGGCTTTGGCTCTATGCCGCGATCGTGCTTGGCACGCTGGCCTGGGCCGTCTGGGAAACCGGCTTCGACTGGTGGGAGCTTGGTCCGCGCGGCGGCATTATCGTGCTGATGGCGCTGTGGCTTTTGACGCCGTGGGCGAGGCGAGGGCTTGTCGGACCAGATGCGCGGGCACCGCTTATTCTCGCGGTGCTGGCATCGCTGGCGGTCGCCGGTTATTCGATGACGGTGGACCCGAAGGACATTGCCGGCGAGCTCGACACCGACAAGGTGATACCGGCCGCCGATCTCGGCGGCACCGTGCCGGCGGGCGAGTGGCACTATTACGGGCGCACGCCATACGGCCAGCGCTATTCGCCGCTCGACCAGATCACGCCGGAGAATGTCGCCAACCTGCAACCGGCCTGGACCTACCGCACCGGCGATGTGAAGGGCCCCGACGATGTCGGAGAGACCACCTATCAGGTGACGCCGCTGAAGATCGGCGACACGCTTTACATCTGCACGCCGCACAATTTCGCCATCGCCATCGATGCAGCCAGCGGCAAGGAGAAATGGCGCTACGACCCCAAGATCAAGCTGGACAAGGACCGCCAGCACCAGACCTGCCGTGGTGTGTCCTATTATGCCGACGCCGCCATCGGCGCCGGCCAGCCCTGCGCCTCGCGCGTCTATCTGCCGACATCCGACGCGCGGCTGATCGCGCTCGACGCGGCGAATGGGCAAGTCTGCCCGGCCTTCGCCGAGGCCGGCACGCTGAACCTGCTAACCGGGATGCCGTATCCGAAGTCGGGCTACTACTACTCGACCTCCGCGCCGCTGATCTCAGGCGGCAAGATCATCGTCGGCGGCGCGGTCAACGACAACTATTCGACGCAGGAACCGTCCGGCGTCATCCGCGCCTTCGATGTCAGCACCGGCAAACTGGTGTGGAACTGGGATGCCGGCAATCCGGACCAGACAACGCCACTGGCGGCAGGACAGACCTATACGGCCAACTCGCCCAACATGTGGTCGACGCCAAGCGCCGATGAGAAGCTCGGGCTGCTCTATGTGCCGCTCGGCAACCAGACGCCGGACCAGCTCGGTGCCGGCCGCAGCGCCAATGTCGAGAAGTTTTCGTCCTCGATCACCGCGCTCGATCTCAACACCGGGCAGCTGAAATGGGTGCGGCAGACGGTGCATCATGACCTGTGGGACATGGACGTGCCGGCGCAGCCGAGCCTTGTCGATATCACCAAAGCCGATGGCACCGTCGTGCCGGCGCTGGTCGGCCCAACAAAGCAGGGCGACCTCTATGTCCTCGACAGGCGCACGGGCGAACCTGTCATCGCGGTCAAGGAAGTGCCGGCGCCCGGCGGCGCCATCGAGGGCGATCATACGGCGCCGACACAACCGGTGTCGGACCTGTCCTTCAACCCGAAGCCGCTGACCGATGCCGATATGTGGGGCATCACCATGTTCGACCAGCTGGCGTGCCGCATCGCCTTCCACAAGCTGCGCTACGAGGGCCGCTACACGCCGCCGTCCCTGCAGGGGTCGTTGATCTATCCCGGCAATTTCGGCACCTTCAACTGGGGCGGTGTGGCGGTCGATCCGGTCCGGCAAGTGATGTTCGGCATGCCGACCTATCTCGCTTTCACATCGACGCTCATTCCGCGCGCGGATGTGCCGCCGCCCGGCGACACCAAGGGCAGCGAGCAGGGGCTGAACCGCAATGACGGCGCGCCCTACGCGGTGGTGATGGGACCGTTCCTGTCGCCGCTTGGCGTGCCTTGCCAGGCGCCGCCCTGGGGTTATGTCGCGGGTGCCGACCTGCGCACCGGCAAGATCGCCTACAAGCACCGCAACGGCACCATCTACGACATGACGCCCTTGCCCTTGCCGCTGAAAGTGGGTGTGCCGGGCATTGGCGGGCCGATGATCACCGCTGGCGGGGTCGCTTTCCTGGGCGCTGCCGTCGACGACTATTTCCGCGCCTACGACCTGACATCGGGCAAGCAGCTCTGGCAGGCGCGATTGCCGGCCGGCGGGCAGTCGACGCCGATGACCTATACGGTGGCCGACGGCCGCCAGTTCGTCGTCATCGTTGCCGGCGGGCACGGTTCGGTCGGCACCAAGCCGGGCGACTATGTGATCGCCTACGCGCTGCCGAAGTAG
- a CDS encoding NAD(P)-dependent alcohol dehydrogenase, translating into MKSYRANLGGGIDGIVMRDEAIPSPGPHQILVAVRAVSLNARELMILQGYYPLPVKPDLIPVSDGAGEVVAIGDGVTRVKIGDRIAASIFPRWIDGPFGWDYSAQLGGSLDGMLSEYALLPEDAAVQIPPHLSYEEAATLPCAAVTAWNALSGGVPLLPGQTVLTQGSGGVSLFALQLARLFGARVIATTSSDDKAQRLTALGADAVINYRTTPDWHACVREMTGGRGVDVIVEVGGAGTMEQSLKAVALSGQISQVGSLDKSAASIGIAALSATVTSIRRIAVGNRAQFLAMNSAIAMHGLRPVIDSVFAFEDAVEAFRYYARGEAFGKIVIRHD; encoded by the coding sequence ATGAAAAGCTACCGTGCCAATCTTGGCGGCGGCATAGACGGCATCGTCATGCGCGATGAGGCGATCCCCTCGCCCGGACCGCACCAAATCCTGGTTGCCGTGCGCGCTGTCTCGCTCAACGCCAGAGAACTGATGATCCTGCAGGGCTACTACCCGCTGCCGGTCAAGCCCGATCTCATCCCCGTTTCAGACGGTGCCGGTGAAGTGGTCGCGATCGGCGACGGCGTCACCCGCGTCAAGATCGGCGACCGTATCGCGGCTTCGATCTTCCCGCGCTGGATCGACGGGCCATTCGGCTGGGATTATTCAGCACAACTCGGCGGCTCACTCGACGGGATGCTGAGCGAATACGCGCTGTTGCCGGAGGATGCCGCTGTGCAAATACCGCCGCATCTGTCCTACGAGGAAGCGGCCACCTTGCCCTGCGCCGCCGTCACCGCCTGGAACGCGCTTTCAGGCGGCGTCCCTCTACTGCCCGGGCAGACCGTGCTGACGCAAGGATCGGGCGGCGTTTCGCTGTTTGCCTTGCAGCTCGCCAGGCTTTTCGGCGCCCGTGTCATCGCCACGACCTCCAGCGACGACAAGGCGCAACGGTTGACGGCACTCGGCGCCGATGCGGTGATCAATTATCGCACGACGCCGGACTGGCATGCCTGCGTCCGCGAAATGACCGGCGGCCGCGGCGTCGACGTGATCGTCGAGGTTGGCGGCGCCGGCACCATGGAACAATCGCTGAAGGCCGTCGCGCTCAGCGGTCAGATCAGCCAGGTCGGTTCGCTGGACAAAAGCGCGGCCTCGATCGGCATTGCCGCCCTCTCCGCCACCGTCACCAGCATCAGGCGTATCGCGGTCGGCAACCGGGCCCAGTTCCTGGCCATGAACAGCGCGATCGCCATGCACGGCCTGCGGCCCGTCATCGACAGCGTCTTCGCGTTCGAGGATGCCGTGGAGGCGTTCCGCTACTATGCGCGTGGCGAGGCCTTCGGGAAAATCGTCATCCGTCACGATTGA
- a CDS encoding LysR family transcriptional regulator has protein sequence MARTDVFTGLSEFLAVAAHASFRAAAAELGVTPAAVSQAIRSLEARAGMPLFQRTTRRVALTEAGVDFLARLKPASNEIGDAFDALSVLSQRPMGNLRLSVPRIALDLVIYPLLPAFRQAFPDVTLEIDVDDASVDLMAGGYDAGIRIGDFIERDMIAVRITPDFTWSVLGAPSYFTVRGRPQTPEDLMRHECIRYRFPTARTIYRWQFARDGREFSLDAPGGILVNDHISMIELARNGVGLCYSADKVAASELASGALEPVLRRYLPTKPGLFLYFPTRSQAQPKLRAFIDAATALMRAK, from the coding sequence ATGGCGCGAACCGACGTTTTCACAGGCCTGTCCGAGTTTCTCGCCGTTGCCGCGCATGCAAGCTTTCGCGCCGCGGCGGCGGAACTGGGTGTAACGCCGGCCGCCGTCAGCCAGGCGATCCGGTCGCTTGAGGCACGCGCCGGCATGCCGCTCTTTCAACGCACGACGCGCCGGGTCGCGCTGACCGAAGCCGGTGTGGACTTCCTGGCGCGGCTGAAGCCGGCTTCCAACGAGATCGGTGATGCCTTTGACGCCTTGTCGGTCCTGAGCCAGCGCCCGATGGGAAATCTCAGGCTGTCGGTGCCGCGCATAGCGCTTGATCTGGTGATCTATCCGCTGCTGCCCGCGTTTCGCCAGGCCTTTCCCGATGTCACCCTGGAGATTGATGTCGATGATGCCTCCGTCGATCTGATGGCGGGCGGCTATGATGCCGGCATTCGCATCGGCGACTTTATCGAGCGGGACATGATCGCTGTCAGGATCACGCCTGATTTCACCTGGTCGGTGCTTGGCGCGCCGTCCTATTTCACGGTGCGTGGACGGCCGCAAACGCCGGAAGACCTGATGCGGCACGAATGCATCCGCTACCGCTTTCCAACAGCCAGGACGATCTATCGATGGCAGTTCGCCCGCGATGGCCGCGAGTTCTCGCTCGATGCTCCAGGTGGCATCTTGGTCAACGACCATATCAGCATGATCGAACTGGCGCGGAACGGTGTCGGCCTCTGCTACTCCGCCGACAAGGTTGCGGCATCCGAACTGGCATCAGGCGCACTGGAGCCCGTGCTGCGGCGCTACCTGCCAACCAAGCCCGGCCTGTTCCTGTATTTTCCGACCCGCAGCCAGGCACAGCCGAAGCTGCGTGCTTTCATCGATGCAGCCACCGCGCTCATGCGCGCCAAGTGA
- a CDS encoding dienelactone hydrolase family protein: MTKSDADTTPAITQAMVDAYDEYTHLTLDRRRFMEQLTRLAGSGAAAAAIAPLLAANSAQAAIVAEDDARVKGEDVTYPGGSGEMKGYLVKPTGHAGKLGTVIVIHENRGLNPHIRDVARRVALEGFVALAPDFLSPLGGTPDDEDKARDLFPKLDPAQLAANAVATVAYLKADKDGNGKVGAVGFCWGGGTVNMLAVDAPDLAAGVAYYGMQPKAADAAKIKAALMLHYAGLDTRTNAGIDAYKKELDAAHVEYTVYVYDGANHAFNNDTSAARYDKAAADLAWGRTIAFLKQKLA, translated from the coding sequence ATGACGAAATCCGACGCCGACACCACACCTGCCATCACGCAGGCAATGGTCGATGCCTATGACGAATACACGCATCTGACGCTCGACCGCCGCCGCTTCATGGAACAACTGACCAGGCTGGCAGGATCGGGTGCGGCGGCGGCAGCGATCGCGCCGTTGCTGGCGGCAAATTCCGCGCAGGCGGCGATCGTCGCCGAGGACGATGCCCGCGTGAAGGGCGAGGACGTCACTTATCCCGGCGGCAGCGGCGAGATGAAGGGCTATCTCGTGAAGCCGACCGGCCATGCCGGGAAGCTCGGCACGGTCATCGTCATCCATGAGAACAGGGGCCTCAACCCGCATATCCGCGACGTTGCCCGGCGCGTGGCGCTGGAAGGGTTCGTGGCACTGGCGCCGGACTTCCTGTCGCCGCTCGGCGGCACACCGGATGATGAAGACAAGGCGCGCGACCTGTTTCCCAAGCTTGATCCGGCGCAACTCGCGGCCAATGCGGTGGCGACTGTGGCGTATCTGAAAGCCGACAAGGACGGCAATGGCAAGGTCGGCGCGGTCGGCTTCTGCTGGGGCGGCGGCACGGTCAACATGCTGGCCGTCGACGCACCCGACCTCGCGGCAGGCGTCGCCTATTACGGCATGCAGCCGAAGGCCGCCGATGCGGCGAAGATCAAGGCCGCGCTGATGCTGCATTATGCCGGGCTGGACACACGCACCAATGCCGGGATCGATGCCTACAAGAAAGAACTCGACGCGGCGCATGTCGAATACACGGTCTATGTCTATGACGGCGCCAACCATGCCTTCAACAACGATACGTCGGCGGCCCGCTACGACAAGGCCGCGGCGGATCTCGCCTGGGGCCGCACGATCGCATTCCTCAAGCAGAAACTGGCCTAG
- a CDS encoding response regulator, with product MIEPLKVLIVEDEALLAMELESLVEDAGHSVVGWATSLTEARSMVDTTDADIAFVDIQLTDGPTGVEVAEYIGEQKNSMVVFMTANPKRIPDHFAGAVGVIAKPYTMNGLMSALRYLQEGVRRPPPVSVLPAGFTLSPAFETVWAAPSS from the coding sequence ATGATTGAACCGCTGAAGGTCCTGATTGTCGAGGATGAAGCGCTGTTGGCGATGGAGCTGGAAAGCCTTGTCGAGGACGCTGGCCACAGCGTCGTCGGTTGGGCAACCTCCCTGACCGAGGCAAGGAGCATGGTTGATACGACGGATGCCGATATCGCCTTTGTCGACATTCAACTGACCGACGGCCCGACCGGCGTCGAAGTGGCTGAATACATTGGTGAACAGAAGAACTCGATGGTGGTGTTCATGACCGCCAATCCGAAGCGCATTCCTGATCACTTCGCGGGCGCGGTCGGCGTCATCGCCAAGCCTTATACCATGAACGGGCTGATGTCGGCCCTGCGGTATCTGCAGGAAGGTGTGCGCCGCCCGCCGCCTGTTTCGGTTTTGCCGGCCGGCTTCACGCTGTCGCCGGCCTTTGAAACGGTGTGGGCCGCGCCGTCCAGCTAG
- a CDS encoding histidine kinase dimerization/phosphoacceptor domain -containing protein yields MDWKHTREPADAWHMTDDLHVEHGKGDPFAAAIRATRMSMIITDPRRADNPIVFVNDAFLRLTGYAREDVLGKNCRFLQGPKTDKAAIDKVREAVAATTDVSVDVLNYRKDGSTFWNALYISPVSNGSGELQFFFASQLDVTDRKRSEHRITADKDRFEKAVKERTRELEAALEAQTTLLHEVDHRVKNNLQMISSLIVMQSRTIKDEATKQSLTTMLERIEALSTVHRRLYQSKDVSKFDVSDFARDLVTDLLMASGRSEIKSTLELEPIVISAEKATPVALMVNELVTNALKHAFKEKPDGTTAGRIGVKMSQPDGHFNIEVSDDGVGMADASGDASFGMRLIKSLARQLRADIEWRDAGPGTRVVISMPNEPQQKGNMS; encoded by the coding sequence ATGGACTGGAAACACACCAGGGAGCCGGCTGACGCGTGGCATATGACGGATGACCTTCATGTCGAACATGGCAAAGGTGATCCGTTCGCGGCCGCCATAAGGGCTACCCGCATGTCTATGATCATCACGGACCCAAGGCGGGCCGACAATCCCATTGTTTTCGTTAACGACGCTTTCTTGCGATTGACGGGCTATGCGCGCGAAGATGTGCTTGGCAAGAATTGCCGCTTTCTCCAGGGGCCAAAAACCGACAAGGCGGCGATAGATAAGGTGCGCGAAGCCGTTGCCGCCACAACGGATGTCAGCGTCGATGTTTTGAACTATCGCAAGGATGGTTCCACCTTCTGGAACGCGCTCTATATCAGCCCGGTTTCGAACGGCAGCGGCGAGCTGCAGTTCTTCTTCGCCTCGCAACTCGACGTAACCGATCGCAAGCGGTCGGAGCATCGCATCACCGCTGACAAGGATCGCTTCGAAAAGGCGGTCAAGGAGCGCACGCGAGAACTCGAGGCCGCACTCGAAGCGCAAACCACCTTGCTGCATGAGGTCGATCACCGGGTGAAGAACAACTTGCAGATGATCTCATCGCTGATCGTCATGCAGAGCCGGACCATAAAGGACGAGGCGACCAAACAGTCGCTGACCACCATGCTGGAGCGTATCGAAGCGCTGAGCACCGTGCATCGCCGGCTCTATCAGTCGAAGGATGTCAGCAAGTTCGACGTTTCGGATTTCGCCAGGGATCTCGTCACCGATCTGCTGATGGCCTCCGGACGCTCGGAAATCAAGTCGACGCTGGAGCTGGAGCCGATCGTCATTTCGGCGGAAAAGGCGACGCCGGTGGCCCTTATGGTCAACGAGCTTGTCACCAACGCTCTAAAACATGCTTTCAAGGAAAAGCCCGACGGAACCACCGCTGGCCGCATCGGCGTCAAGATGAGCCAGCCTGACGGCCACTTCAACATCGAGGTGTCAGACGATGGTGTCGGCATGGCCGATGCCAGTGGCGACGCATCCTTCGGAATGCGGCTGATCAAGTCGCTCGCCCGTCAGCTGCGCGCCGACATCGAATGGCGCGATGCCGGCCCGGGCACCAGGGTTGTCATATCGATGCCCAATGAACCGCAGCAGAAGGGGAACATGTCATGA
- a CDS encoding thioesterase family protein — MSLPAPFVSKPMDIEKDWIDYNGHLNMAYYNVIFDRGSDGAFEEMGMGPNYVRDRRLTIYTAEVHVCYLQELHLEHKVTVSLQLIDHDEKRLRTYQEIRHVDGWLAATSETLSLHVDMAGPKVAPFPADVLAKVEAMRAAHATLPMPERAGRAIGIRRK; from the coding sequence ATGTCCCTGCCTGCCCCCTTCGTCTCCAAACCAATGGATATCGAGAAGGACTGGATCGACTATAACGGCCATCTCAACATGGCCTATTACAACGTCATCTTCGACCGTGGCTCGGACGGCGCTTTCGAAGAGATGGGGATGGGGCCGAACTACGTCAGGGACCGCCGCCTCACCATCTACACCGCGGAAGTCCATGTCTGTTACCTGCAGGAGCTCCACCTCGAGCACAAGGTAACGGTCTCTCTTCAGCTTATTGACCACGACGAGAAGCGGCTGAGAACCTACCAGGAAATCCGCCATGTCGACGGCTGGCTGGCGGCCACCTCCGAAACGCTGTCGCTGCATGTCGACATGGCCGGGCCCAAGGTGGCGCCCTTCCCCGCCGATGTGCTCGCCAAGGTGGAAGCGATGCGTGCCGCCCATGCCACGCTGCCAATGCCGGAACGCGCCGGCCGCGCGATCGGTATCCGCCGCAAGTAG